A single Methanocaldococcus bathoardescens DNA region contains:
- a CDS encoding thymidylate synthase, protein MLCIRKPSVASAFEELVKLILTEGNDITTEDGQRCRELLNVAVEITNPKLKTISSKYPFGKKAIESYTKQLLYGSDSEGEFVYNYYERIREYPSHDRKLKNDQIKYVIEKLNSNPTSRRCVISLWNPFIDQKVKDVPCLNHIGFQKRGNNLYMSVLFRSNDILLAFHSNALGLIKLGEYVAEKTNSTLKSYTHFIYNAHIYIDRDKTEIEKNFPEFLKYIE, encoded by the coding sequence ATGTTATGTATAAGAAAACCTTCTGTAGCATCCGCATTTGAAGAATTAGTTAAATTAATACTTACAGAAGGAAATGATATAACAACAGAGGATGGGCAAAGATGTAGGGAATTGTTAAATGTTGCAGTTGAAATAACTAATCCAAAACTTAAAACAATTAGTTCTAAATACCCATTTGGAAAAAAAGCAATTGAATCATATACAAAACAATTGCTGTATGGTTCTGATAGCGAGGGGGAATTTGTTTATAACTATTATGAAAGAATTAGAGAATATCCAAGTCATGATAGAAAATTAAAGAATGACCAAATAAAATATGTAATAGAAAAGCTTAATAGTAATCCAACATCAAGAAGGTGTGTTATATCGTTATGGAATCCTTTTATTGACCAAAAGGTCAAAGATGTCCCATGTTTAAACCATATTGGCTTCCAAAAGCGAGGAAATAACTTATATATGAGCGTATTGTTCCGTTCTAATGATATACTGCTTGCTTTCCACTCAAATGCACTTGGTTTGATAAAATTAGGAGAATATGTTGCAGAGAAGACAAATTCAACATTAAAATCCTATACGCATTTTATATATAACGCTCATATTTATATTGATAGAGATAAGACTGAAATTGAAAAAAACTTCCCTGAATTTTTAAAATATATTGAATAG
- a CDS encoding Mrp/NBP35 family ATP-binding protein, which yields MVECDGKCESCQLKNTCPDTKKLIAQQDAKIRENMSKIKHKIVILSGKGGVGKSTVTVNLAAVLNLMGKKVGVLDADIHGPNIPKMLGVENVQPMVGPGGIFPVTTKEGIKTMSIGYLLPDDKTPVIWRGPKVSGAIRQFLADVAWGELDYLLIDTPPGTGDEQLTIMQSIPDIDGAIIVTTPEEVSVLDVKKSITMAKMLNIPIIGIIENMSGFVCPHCNKVVDVFGRGGGEKAAKEFGVEFLGRIPLDIKAREASDKGIPMVLLDCKASEEFKKIVERIVEKVEGKKE from the coding sequence ATGGTAGAGTGTGATGGAAAGTGTGAATCATGCCAATTAAAAAATACCTGCCCAGACACAAAAAAGCTCATAGCTCAGCAAGATGCAAAAATTAGAGAGAATATGTCAAAAATAAAACATAAAATAGTTATTTTGAGTGGTAAAGGAGGGGTTGGTAAATCAACAGTAACAGTTAATTTAGCAGCAGTTCTAAACTTAATGGGTAAAAAGGTTGGAGTTTTAGATGCCGATATTCACGGCCCTAACATCCCAAAGATGCTTGGAGTTGAGAATGTTCAACCAATGGTAGGGCCAGGTGGAATATTTCCAGTAACTACAAAAGAAGGAATAAAAACTATGTCAATTGGCTATTTACTTCCAGATGATAAAACACCTGTTATTTGGAGGGGGCCAAAGGTTAGTGGAGCTATTAGACAGTTTTTAGCAGATGTAGCTTGGGGAGAACTTGATTATCTATTAATAGACACCCCTCCAGGAACTGGAGATGAGCAATTAACAATTATGCAATCAATTCCAGATATTGATGGGGCTATAATAGTTACAACACCAGAAGAAGTTTCTGTATTGGATGTTAAGAAATCAATTACAATGGCTAAAATGTTAAATATTCCAATTATTGGAATTATTGAAAATATGAGTGGGTTTGTTTGTCCACATTGTAATAAAGTTGTGGATGTATTTGGTAGAGGAGGAGGGGAAAAAGCTGCTAAAGAGTTTGGAGTTGAATTTTTAGGAAGAATTCCTTTAGATATTAAAGCAAGAGAAGCAAGTGATAAAGGAATTCCAATGGTTTTACTTGACTGTAAAGCAAGTGAAGAGTTTAAAAAAATAGTTGAGAGAATTGTTGAAAAAGTTGAAGGTAAAAAAGAATAA
- a CDS encoding pyridoxamine 5'-phosphate oxidase family protein, producing the protein MVKLTEDMVKSLENEIVFLATASKDGIPNVSAMRAVKVLDAEKGIILIADNYMNKTLKNILENPKVALTTANCREMPYQYKGIAEYYTEGKYLKIAEEVDKALKPDLKPKGAVVIKITEIYNLKSGPDAGKLIAKDE; encoded by the coding sequence ATGGTAAAGCTAACTGAAGATATGGTTAAATCCTTAGAAAATGAAATAGTGTTTTTAGCTACAGCTTCAAAGGATGGGATTCCAAATGTATCAGCAATGAGGGCTGTTAAAGTTTTAGATGCTGAGAAAGGGATTATATTGATAGCAGACAATTATATGAACAAAACTCTAAAAAATATATTAGAAAATCCTAAGGTTGCTTTAACAACTGCTAACTGTAGAGAAATGCCTTATCAATATAAAGGAATTGCTGAATACTACACAGAAGGAAAGTATCTAAAAATAGCTGAAGAAGTTGATAAAGCATTAAAACCAGATTTAAAACCAAAAGGGGCTGTTGTTATAAAAATAACTGAAATTTATAACTTAAAATCTGGGCCAGATGCTGGTAAGTTAATAGCTAAAGATGAATAA
- a CDS encoding nascent polypeptide-associated complex protein, whose amino-acid sequence MFPGKVNPRMLKKMQKMMKDFGMETEDLDAKKVIFVFEDEEWIFEEPKIQVMDILGVKTYSITGKPKKIKKEKIEEEEVKVEITEEDVELVAKQCNVSKEEARKALEECNGDIAEAILKLEEEKEGN is encoded by the coding sequence ATGTTTCCAGGTAAAGTAAACCCAAGAATGTTGAAGAAAATGCAAAAGATGATGAAAGATTTTGGAATGGAAACTGAAGATTTAGATGCAAAAAAAGTAATATTTGTATTTGAAGATGAAGAGTGGATATTTGAAGAACCAAAAATCCAAGTTATGGACATATTGGGGGTTAAAACCTATTCAATAACTGGAAAGCCAAAGAAGATTAAAAAAGAAAAAATAGAAGAAGAGGAAGTTAAAGTTGAAATAACTGAAGAGGATGTTGAATTAGTAGCTAAGCAATGCAATGTTTCAAAAGAAGAAGCAAGAAAAGCATTAGAGGAATGCAATGGGGATATTGCTGAGGCAATATTAAAATTAGAAGAAGAAAAAGAAGGAAATTAA
- a CDS encoding UbiA family prenyltransferase gives MRKIGSYLELIRVKNCITASIGGIIGYLISSNFEIEILKGLLVFFVVFFVCAYGNVINDIFDIEIDKINKPFRPLPSGKIKLNEAKKFSAILLIFGLTLSIFINIYTLIIAVVNAIFLYLYAKKYKRYKPIGNFIIGYLTGSVFLFGGVAGKNVMPVIILFLCSLLSIWGREIVKDFEDMEGDKKEGVISLPIKYGKKSLYFATFLVILAVVLSPLPYILKIFGIYYLILIAICDILFIYAMALLLKSPNRDTASNVSKFLKIIMNIVLLAFIVGAIKL, from the coding sequence ATGAGGAAGATAGGAAGTTATTTAGAACTTATTAGAGTCAAAAACTGCATAACTGCATCTATTGGTGGAATTATAGGTTATTTAATCTCATCAAACTTTGAGATTGAAATATTAAAAGGTCTTTTAGTGTTTTTTGTTGTATTTTTTGTTTGTGCTTATGGAAATGTGATAAATGATATTTTTGATATTGAGATAGATAAGATAAATAAGCCATTTCGTCCTTTACCATCAGGAAAAATTAAATTAAATGAGGCAAAAAAATTTTCAGCTATTTTATTAATTTTTGGCTTAACTCTCTCAATATTTATAAATATATATACATTAATTATAGCTGTGGTTAATGCTATCTTTCTCTACCTGTATGCAAAAAAATACAAACGATATAAACCAATTGGAAATTTTATTATTGGCTATTTAACTGGTTCTGTATTTCTATTTGGTGGAGTTGCTGGAAAAAATGTTATGCCAGTTATTATTTTGTTTTTATGCTCTTTGCTTTCAATTTGGGGTAGAGAGATTGTTAAGGATTTTGAGGACATGGAAGGGGATAAAAAAGAAGGTGTTATTTCATTACCAATAAAGTATGGTAAAAAATCTTTATATTTTGCCACATTTTTGGTTATTTTGGCAGTTGTATTAAGTCCTTTACCATATATACTAAAAATATTTGGAATATATTACCTAATTTTGATAGCAATATGTGATATTTTGTTTATCTATGCTATGGCTTTATTATTAAAGAGCCCAAATAGAGACACTGCCTCAAATGTTTCAAAATTTTTAAAAATTATAATGAACATTGTTCTTTTGGCATTTATTGTTGGGGCTATAAAACTATAA
- a CDS encoding FKBP-type peptidyl-prolyl cis-trans isomerase — protein MIKKGDYVKVDYILVVDGEVIDTSIEEVAKENGIYYPERDYEPLGFVVGNGDLIEGFEEAVIGMEVGEEKTVTIPPEKGYGLRDERLIQEIPKEMFADADFEPQEGMLILASGIPAKIIKVTDDTVTLDFNHELAGKELTFTIKVCEVQPAEQ, from the coding sequence TTGATTAAAAAAGGCGATTATGTTAAGGTAGACTACATTTTAGTCGTAGATGGAGAAGTTATTGACACATCAATAGAAGAAGTTGCTAAAGAAAACGGCATATACTACCCTGAAAGGGATTATGAACCATTAGGTTTTGTTGTAGGCAATGGAGATTTAATTGAAGGTTTTGAAGAAGCCGTTATAGGCATGGAAGTTGGTGAAGAAAAAACTGTAACTATCCCACCAGAAAAAGGTTATGGACTTAGGGATGAAAGATTAATTCAGGAAATTCCTAAAGAAATGTTTGCTGATGCTGATTTTGAACCACAGGAAGGGATGTTAATTTTAGCCAGCGGAATCCCTGCAAAGATAATAAAAGTTACAGATGATACAGTAACCTTAGATTTCAACCACGAGCTTGCTGGAAAGGAGCTAACATTTACAATAAAAGTATGTGAAGTCCAGCCAGCTGAACAATAA
- a CDS encoding acetolactate synthase large subunit, producing MKGAEAIIKALETEGVKIIFGYPGGAMLPFYDALYDSDLIHILTRHEQAAAHAADGFARASGEAGVCVSTSGPGATNLVTGIATAYADSSPVIALTGQVPTKLIGNDAFQEIDALGLFMPITKHNFQIKKPEEIPETFRAAFEIATTGRPGPVHIDIPKDVQDGEIDIERYPIPAKVDLPGYKPKTVGHPLQIKKAAKLIAEAERPVILAGGGVIISGASEELLRLAEFVKIPVCTTLMGKGSFPEDHPLSLGMIGMHGTKAANYAVTECDVLIAIGCRFSDRVTGDVRYFAPEAKIIHIDIDPAEIGKNVRADIPIVGDAKNVLRDLLAALIALEIKNKDAWLERIYELKKLSIPMMDFDDKPIKPQRFVKDLMEVLDEIDPKLKNTIITTDVGQNQMWMAHFFKTKMPRSFLASGGLGTMGFGFPAAIGAKVAKPYANVISITGDGGFLMNSQELATISEYDIPVVVCIFDNRTLGMVYQWQNLYYGQRQSEVHLGESPDFVKLAESYGVKAERITSPNEIKEKLKEAILSNEPYLLDIVIDPAEALPMVPPGGRLTNIIQPVRVEPKIKKPEFEEIKKIREMTAVKEF from the coding sequence ATGAAAGGTGCTGAGGCAATTATAAAGGCATTAGAAACTGAAGGAGTTAAGATTATATTTGGTTATCCAGGAGGGGCAATGCTACCATTTTACGATGCGTTGTATGATAGCGATTTAATTCACATACTAACAAGGCACGAGCAGGCAGCAGCACACGCAGCGGATGGATTTGCGAGAGCAAGTGGAGAGGCAGGAGTTTGCGTCTCTACTTCAGGGCCTGGAGCTACAAACTTAGTTACTGGAATAGCAACTGCTTATGCAGATTCATCGCCAGTTATTGCTTTAACAGGGCAGGTTCCAACAAAACTTATAGGAAATGATGCATTTCAAGAGATTGATGCTCTCGGCTTATTTATGCCAATAACAAAACACAACTTCCAAATAAAAAAGCCAGAAGAGATTCCTGAAACATTTAGAGCAGCTTTTGAGATTGCTACAACTGGAAGACCAGGACCTGTTCATATAGACATCCCAAAAGATGTGCAAGATGGAGAGATTGATATTGAGAGATATCCAATTCCAGCAAAGGTTGATTTGCCTGGCTATAAACCAAAAACTGTAGGGCATCCTTTACAGATTAAAAAAGCTGCTAAGTTAATAGCTGAGGCAGAGAGACCTGTAATTTTAGCTGGTGGAGGAGTTATAATTAGTGGAGCTTCAGAAGAGTTGTTAAGATTAGCTGAGTTTGTTAAAATCCCAGTTTGCACCACTTTAATGGGTAAAGGAAGCTTTCCAGAAGACCATCCTCTATCTTTAGGAATGATTGGAATGCATGGAACTAAAGCTGCAAATTATGCAGTTACAGAATGTGATGTTCTCATAGCAATTGGTTGTAGATTTTCAGATAGAGTTACTGGAGATGTTAGATACTTTGCCCCAGAAGCTAAGATTATACACATAGATATAGACCCAGCTGAAATAGGGAAGAATGTTAGAGCAGATATTCCAATAGTTGGAGATGCAAAAAATGTTTTAAGAGATTTGTTAGCTGCATTAATTGCATTAGAGATTAAAAATAAAGATGCATGGCTCGAAAGAATTTATGAACTAAAAAAGCTATCTATTCCAATGATGGACTTTGATGACAAACCAATAAAGCCACAGAGATTTGTTAAAGATTTAATGGAAGTTTTAGATGAGATTGACCCTAAATTAAAAAATACAATTATAACAACAGATGTTGGACAAAACCAAATGTGGATGGCCCACTTCTTTAAAACAAAGATGCCGAGAAGCTTTTTAGCTTCTGGTGGTTTAGGAACTATGGGATTCGGATTCCCAGCGGCAATTGGAGCTAAGGTTGCTAAACCTTATGCTAATGTTATCTCTATTACTGGAGATGGAGGCTTTTTAATGAATTCTCAGGAGTTGGCAACAATTAGTGAATATGATATTCCAGTTGTTGTTTGCATCTTTGACAACAGAACTTTAGGAATGGTTTATCAATGGCAAAACTTATATTATGGGCAGAGACAGAGTGAAGTGCATTTGGGAGAGAGTCCAGATTTTGTTAAATTAGCTGAAAGTTATGGAGTTAAAGCAGAAAGAATAACAAGTCCAAATGAGATTAAAGAGAAATTAAAAGAGGCAATATTAAGTAACGAGCCATACCTCTTAGATATTGTCATAGACCCTGCTGAAGCTCTACCAATGGTTCCACCAGGAGGAAGATTAACCAATATAATTCAACCAGTTAGAGTAGAACCAAAAATTAAAAAACCTGAATTTGAGGAGATTAAAAAGATAAGAGAAATGACTGCTGTTAAAGAGTTCTAA
- a CDS encoding 2-oxoacid:acceptor oxidoreductase subunit alpha — protein sequence MKVEFMQGNQACAKGAIKAGCRFFAGYPITPSTEIAEAMARELPKVGGYYIQMEDEIGSIAAVIGASWGGLKAMTATSGPGFSLMQENIGYAYMTETPCVIVNVQRGGPSTGQPTMASQGDMMQCRWGSHGDYEVIALAPSSVQEMYDFTIMAFNYAEKYRVPVFVMADEIVGHMREKVVLHDNIEIIDRKKPEEKPCKKPYPFDVDVPPMPVFGEGYNVHITGLTHDERGYPDVSAETHDKLVRRLVNKIRKNKDDIVKWEGENLDAEIMFVCYGTPSRTVKYTANKLREKGLDVGYIRLITVYPFPDELLKKLKAKKVIVPEMNLGQIYYEVERVCKKADDVILVDKIGGELHRPEELEKAVLE from the coding sequence ATGAAAGTAGAATTCATGCAAGGAAACCAGGCATGTGCAAAAGGAGCTATAAAAGCAGGATGTAGATTTTTTGCTGGCTATCCAATAACACCATCTACAGAGATAGCGGAAGCAATGGCAAGAGAATTGCCAAAGGTTGGGGGCTATTATATTCAAATGGAAGATGAGATTGGGAGTATAGCAGCAGTTATTGGGGCAAGTTGGGGAGGATTAAAGGCAATGACAGCAACTTCAGGACCTGGATTTAGTTTAATGCAAGAAAATATTGGATATGCGTATATGACAGAAACCCCTTGTGTAATTGTTAATGTTCAAAGAGGAGGGCCATCAACAGGACAGCCAACTATGGCTTCCCAAGGAGATATGATGCAGTGTAGATGGGGAAGCCATGGAGATTATGAAGTTATTGCCTTAGCCCCAAGTTCTGTCCAGGAGATGTATGATTTCACAATAATGGCATTTAACTATGCTGAAAAATACAGAGTTCCTGTTTTTGTAATGGCTGATGAGATAGTTGGGCATATGAGAGAGAAAGTTGTTTTACATGACAACATAGAAATAATAGATAGAAAAAAGCCAGAAGAAAAACCATGTAAAAAGCCATATCCTTTTGATGTTGATGTTCCACCAATGCCTGTTTTTGGTGAGGGCTATAATGTGCATATTACTGGTTTAACTCACGATGAGAGAGGCTATCCTGATGTCTCAGCTGAAACACATGATAAATTAGTTAGAAGATTAGTCAATAAAATAAGAAAAAATAAAGATGATATAGTTAAGTGGGAAGGGGAGAATTTAGATGCAGAAATAATGTTTGTTTGCTATGGAACACCTTCAAGAACTGTAAAATACACCGCCAATAAATTAAGAGAAAAGGGATTGGATGTAGGATATATAAGATTAATAACTGTCTATCCATTCCCTGACGAGTTGTTGAAAAAATTAAAAGCAAAGAAGGTTATAGTTCCAGAGATGAACTTAGGGCAGATATATTATGAAGTTGAGAGAGTTTGTAAAAAAGCTGATGACGTAATTTTAGTTGATAAGATTGGTGGGGAGTTGCATAGACCAGAAGAATTAGAGAAAGCTGTTTTGGAATAA